TACCCCCATAGTGCCAGCATGATGATCGGCATAATCAATAACTTCGGCATCAGTAAGCGCTTTTTGGGTCATAATGGTGGTGTGCCAAAAGCTCGCCCAGCCTTCATTAAGTATCTTAGTCTGTGCTTGTGGAGCAAAATAATAAGCCTCTTCGCGTACCATAGCAAGAATATCTCGCTCCCAATTCTCAAGCGGCGCATACTCTAATAAAAAAAGTATAATATCGCGTTCAGGACGATCAGGAAATCGACGCTCACGATCGCGTTCTTCTTTTAGTCGACGTTTTTGTTCGGCAATGAAATCTTCAGGGTTTATATATTTCTGCATATATTCGCGATTAGTTCTTATTTTAGGTACATCAACAATTTCAATATCACGTTCGGGTTTGTCTTTTTTTATATCGTCACGTCGCTTAATAAATGGCGAATGACGATCTATAAGATTATCAACCGAAAGACATTTATCAATAAAGCCTTCAACTTTTTCAACGCCGTATTTATCCATATAACGACGAACTTTAGTGCCATGGTTCGCCATCGTATCCATCATTTTTCTATTTGTATGAGCAAATGAAAAATTATTTTTAAAAAAATCTACATGACCATACACATGCGCCATAACTAATTTTTGATCGACATCTTCATTAGATGACATAAGATAAGCATACGAAGGATCATTATTTATAACCAACTCGTAAATACGTGAAAGGCCATAGGTGTAACTTTTAGCAAGCTGTTCGTACTCCATGCCAAATTTCCAATGCGGATAGCGCGTTGGAAAGCCACCAAAAGCAGCAATCATATTCATTTGTTCAAAGGTTACACATTCAAATACAACATCATAAAAATCTAACCCAAAATCACGAGCATAACCTTCAACACGCTGACGAATAGCTTCTAAGTGTGATGGCAGAGGCATACCACAAATGTAACCCGCCCTGATGGCGTGGGCAAATCCCAAAGGCAATAAAACACCTTTAATCAGAAAGATTAATAACCATTGACATACCCTTTACACCTCCGGCATAGCGCGCCGATTATGTTCACCTTTGCCGAAAAAATGAAACGACGTGCACAGTTAGTGCGCCAATTGCGTCTTTTTTTCGACGACCAAGGTTTTATCGAGGTCGATACACCAATTGCCGTGCCTTCACTGGCACCCGAACCCAACATTGAAGCGCCGCAGGTACAACTACAAACACCTAACCAAACAAATACGCGTTACT
This genomic window from Deltaproteobacteria bacterium contains:
- a CDS encoding SpoVR family protein, with amino-acid sequence MPLPSHLEAIRQRVEGYARDFGLDFYDVVFECVTFEQMNMIAAFGGFPTRYPHWKFGMEYEQLAKSYTYGLSRIYELVINNDPSYAYLMSSNEDVDQKLVMAHVYGHVDFFKNNFSFAHTNRKMMDTMANHGTKVRRYMDKYGVEKVEGFIDKCLSVDNLIDRHSPFIKRRDDIKKDKPERDIEIVDVPKIRTNREYMQKYINPEDFIAEQKRRLKEERDRERRFPDRPERDIILFLLEYAPLENWERDILAMVREEAYYFAPQAQTKILNEGWASFWHTTIMTQKALTDAEVIDYADHHAGTMGVQPGSINPYKLGLELLRDIEDRWNRGRFGKEWEECDSLTQRKEWNNHSGLGRQKLFEVRSHYNDVTFIDEFLTEDFIREHKLFNYGYNRNSGNWEITDRDAVAIRNKLLTQLTNMGQPFVYVIDGNHENRGELLLKHQHEGTDLRNDYMRDTLSNIYGVWTRPVNLITCIDARNVIVRYNGQDFIETEYKKQF